In Eublepharis macularius isolate TG4126 chromosome 4, MPM_Emac_v1.0, whole genome shotgun sequence, the following are encoded in one genomic region:
- the LOC129328484 gene encoding major histocompatibility complex class I-related gene protein-like — MDALLLLGIAALLLGRGCPGPTGAAPAFSHPGSSTHTLQYYKVAVSETGQGLPQFIIVGYLDDQLFVQYNSNSRKVLPQVPWVRKIEQEDPRYWEKQTYLSQNWERFFQANLWKYHNHSKGIHIWQWTHGCRLSQDGGRGGHTQFGYDGRDFLSLDLKRLNWIGADATAQMAKRKWDADVPWSQDRRHFVEVVCVGWLQKFLDYAKETLRKTERPTLKVARKQGFGGQETLICRAHGFYPKEIDVTWMKSGEGQRQDTLTGGAVPNSDGTYHTWLSIEVGPKDRGRYRCHVEHDSLPKPLDLAWEEPASAYEAWLLVGSVAAVIGIGAGVLFYIKKRQDGYQAAPSE; from the exons ATGGACGCGCTCCTGCTCCTGGGGATCGCCGCCCTGCTGCTGGGCCGGGGCTGCCCGG GTCCCACCGGCGCCGCTCCTGCCTTCTCCCATCCTGGCTCCTCCACACACACCTTGCAGTACTACAAGGTGGCCGTCTCGGAGACCGGCCAGGGGCTGCCCCAGTTCATCATTGTGGGGTATTTGGACGACCAGCTCTTCGTCCAGTACAACAGCAACTCCCGGAAGGTGCTTCCTCAGGTCCCCTGGGTCAGGAAGATTGAGCAGGAAGATCCACGCTACTGGGAGAAGCAAACTTATTtgtcccagaactgggagcgTTTTTTCCAAGCAAACCTGTGGAAGTACCACAACCACAGCAAGG GGATTCACATCTGGCAGTGGACCCACGGCTGCCGTCTGAGCCAGGACGGGGGCAGAGGAGGGCACACACAGTTTGGCTACGATGGGAGGGACTTCCTCAGCCTTGACCTGAAGAGGCTCAACTGGATAGGAGCCGATGCCACCGCCCAGATGGCCAAGCGGAAGTGGGACGCGGACGTGCCTTGGTCTCAGGACCGCCGGCACTTCGTGGAGGTGGTCTGCGTGGGATGGCTGCAGAAATTCTTGGACTACGCAAAGGAGACCCTGCGGAAGACAG AGCGCCCAACGCTGAAGGTGGCACGCAAGCAGGGCTTCGGTGGCCAGGAGACCCTCATCTGCCGGGCCCACGGCTTTTACCCCAAGGAGATCGACGTCACCTGGATGAAGTCCGGGGAGGGCCAGAGGCAGGACACCTTGACAGGGGGCGCCGTTCCCAACTCGGACGGGACCTACCACACCTGGCTCAGCATTGAGGTGGGCCCCAAGGACAGGGGCCGCTACCGGTGCCATGTGGAACACGACAGCCTGCCGAAGCCCCTGGACCTGGCCTGGGAGGAGCCAG CCTCTGCATACGAAGCGTGGCTCCTCGTTGGGAGTGTGGCAGCTGTTATTGGCATTGGGGCTGGGGTCCTCTTCTACATCA AAAAACGACAAGACGGCTACCAGGCGGCACCGAGTGAGTGA